From Pseudoalteromonas piratica:
CAATATGGCAGCAATCCCAAAAGACTTGGTAGAGTCCGAATTATTTGGTCATGAAAAAGGCGCTTTTACAGGCGCAGACAGTGTTCGTAAAGGCCGCTTTGAACAAGCTAATGGCGGAACCCTTTTTCTTGATGAAATTGGTGATATGCCACTTGATGTACAGACCCGTTTACTGCGTGTACTTGCCGATGGCGAGTTTTATCGCGTTGGCGGACACCAAAGTATCAAGGTTGATGTCCGTATTATTGCCGCCACGCACCAAGACCTTGAAAAGTTAGCCAGAGAAGGTAAATTCCGTGAAGATCTCTTCCATCGTTTAAATGTAGTGCGGTTAAAGCTACCACCGTTACGCGAACGCAGTGAAGATATTGAAAAGTTAGCCAATTTCTTTCTTACTCGCAGCGCTAAAGAGCTAAAAGTAGACAGTAAAATTCTTTCAAAAGAAGCTGCAAAAGAAATGATGGCATTTGCTTGGCCAGGTAATGTTCGCCAGCTTGAAAATACGTGCCGCTGGTTAACCGTGATGACACCAGGTCAATTAATCAGCATCGAAGATCTGCCCAATGAGATTACAGAGCAAGCGGTACTCAGTGAGAGTAATCAAGAAACCGACTGGCAACAGCAGTTTCAAATTTGGTTTGAAGCGGAGCTAAAACAAGGAAAACATAATATTTGGCCTGATATTCAAAATAAAATTGAAAGCCAAATCATTAAAAGTGCATTAAAACACAGTAATGGTCACAAACAAGATGCTGCACATTTAATTGGTTGGGGACGCAATACACTCACCAGAAAGTTAAAAGAGCTTAACATTGAGCGCTAAGCTTAAATAAACGCTTAGCACTCATTTTATTAAAGTAATAATAAGTGATGTTTTAAACACTCTCATTTATCTGAAGTAATATGCTTGTAGTTAAAGTTAGTTTTAGTTTAAGCGGCTGTTTTTTATCATTTTGCGCTGGCGATAGTGATGATAAAGTGCAATATTTAAAGCTCTCACGAAAAATAGCAGGATAAAAGATGTTTAGCACGGAGTCTCTTCTGACGAGCTTTTCGCAGCGTTATAAAATAGCGCTGCTGGTAATCGCTATTTTGATTTCATGTTCATTTTTTATCATTACGTTCGAGCAAAAAAAACAAGAGAGCTATGCCCATGTCATAAATGTTGCCGGAGAGCAGCGCATGCTCTCTCAACGCGTCGCGCTATTAGCGAGTTATGCACTCAATACCCAACAAAGTGATTATCACAAACAAGAATTAATTAAAGCGGCATCTAAGTTACAAAATAACCAACAACAATTAGCCCAATTACTCACACAATTTGATCGAACTTCCCAGGCTGCGATCCTAGCACTTTATCAGGGTGACAATAATCTATCAGCGCAAATCAACGATTACACTTCAGCCGCTTTATTGCTCGCGCAAAACTCTTCTCTTTCACGCAAACAAAGTGCATTTTTTAGAGCTGAATACACCGACCCTTTACTAACGCAATTAGATCAGGTTGTTACACTCTTTGAGCAAGCAATTCTAAATGAGAAACAAGCACAAAAAGAGCTGATTTATATTATTTGGTTTGGCGCGTTAATTAGCCTGTTGGGGTTGGCATTTTTATTACTTAAACCGACCCAGTCTTGGCTTGCAGATACCTACAATAAATTATTAATAGAGCGAAATCGAGCAAGTGATTTTGAGTTTGCTTTAAACAAACATTCGGTAGTGATTCAAGTCGATAAAAATACAAACATTCTCTATTACAACAAGATGTTTAGTCACTTTTATGGCTATGCTGAACAAGAAATTATCAATCATTCGACAGACATTCTACGCAGTAATTATCACGAAACCTCATACTATTCAGACATTACTGATGCATTAGCTAATCACAAAGTCTGGCATGGCGAAATATGCAATAAAGCTAAAAACGGTCGTTTGTATTGGTTTAGCACAACAATAGTCCCCCTTCGTGATAACGATAAGGGCATGCGTACATCCATAATTATTCAAAATGATATTACAGAGCAAAAACATGCTGAGTTTGCGCTTAAACGTTTACACGAAGTAACCAGTGATACCAGTGTTTCACTTGATGATAAGATTAATGCCATTCTTGATCTCGGCTGTGATATTTTCCAGTTACAATTTGGCATTGTCAGTGAAATATCTGATAACTATAAAGTTCTTTACAGTGCGTGCCCAAATAACGAAATAACCCCTCAACAAGAATTCGAATTCGAGCAAACCTATTGCTACCATACCTTTAAGGCTAACCAGGCGCTTGCTTATAATCATGTCGCCGAAACAGACATTGCAACCCACCCTTGTTACAAAAACTTTGGCCTAGAAAGTTATATTGGCTGTCCTATTTTTGTTGAGGGCAAACGCTTCGGTACACTGAATTTTTCCAGTCCCGAACCCTCACATCACCCATTTACCAATAACGACCTCGAAATCATTCGATTATTTGCACAGTGGATTGGTTTCGAAATGATGCGCATCAACCAAAGAGAACAACTGCTTTCTCAACAACAGTTGATGGAAGAGATGAGCGAACAAGCCCAAATTGGTGCTTGGGAGTACAATGTCAGAGATAACTCTTTGTATTGGTCTAGTATGACCAAACGCATTCATCAAGTTGAGCAAGACTTTGAACCTCAAGTAGATACCGCCATCGATTATTATAAAGCAGGCGAAAACCAAGAACGTATTGCTGAATTGATGCGTTTAGCTATCGAAGAAGGTAAACCCTTTCAAGAAGAGTTACAGCTTATTACAGCAAAAGGCAATGAAATTTGGGTAGCAGCCCGAGCACAACCTGAAATGGAAGGTGATCAATGTTTACGTGTATTTGGCTCATTTCAAGACATCACTGAGCGCATCGCAGCACAAGATAACTTAAAAGAAACAAACCAACGCCTTGAGTTTGTCTTGCACTCAACGAGTGTGGGTATTTGGGATTGGGATGTCGAAAGTGGAAAAACTATATTTAATGATCGTTGGGCAACAATGATTGGCTACACTCTCGATGAATTGATGCCAACCTCTGTCGATACGTGGATGAGTTTACTTCACCCAGAGGATCTCGCTAAAGCTGAGCAACAACTTCAGCGCCATTGGCAAGGCGATGCTGAACACTACAGTTGTGAAACTCGGATGAAGCACAAAAATGGAGAATGGGTTTGGGTGCTCGATACTGGTAAAATTGTTTCGAGGCATCCAGATGGCACACCAAAACGAATGATCGGCACCCACATCGACATTCATCATTCCAAGCAGGCTGAGCTCGAAATCCAAGACAAAAACCAGCGTATGGCGTTAGCTGCTGACTCTGCCGGCATCGGTATCTGGGATTACAACGTCCAAACCCAAGAGTTAAAGTGGGATGATTGGATGTTTAAGCTTTACGGCATTGAAAATAATGGCTTTCAAGGTGCATACGACGCTTGGGAAAACGGCTTACACCCTGATGATAAAGACGATGCAGTGGCGGCATTGCAACATGCACTTGAAACAAACTCAAAGTTTGATACCGAATTTAGAATTATCACCCCTACGGGCGTGACTCGCTACATTAAAGCATCTGCTATTAATAAGCTAAATGAAAACGGCCAAGTATCTAACATGGTTGGTGTGAATTACGACATTACAGAGCGGGTTGAAAATGAATTAGCGCTCACTAAAGCAAAAGTGGAAGCTGAAACGGCCGTAGTTGCTAAAGATGAGTTTTTAGCGAGTATGAGTCACGAAATCCGCACGCCTATGAATGGTGTTATTGGCATGCTTGACTTATTACACGACAGTCCGCTTAATGATGAGCAAAGCCACCGCTTATCTATCGCTAAAAATAGTGCCAATTCACTGCTTAATCTCATTAATGACATTCTTGATTTTTCAAAAATAGAAGCAGATAAACTTGAACTTGAACACATTCAATTCGACCTCAATTTAATGTTATCAGAGGTGATTGAACTCTTTGCAATGCATGCTGAAAAAAAAGGGCTTGAGCTAATATTGGATACACTTAATCTGAGTGAACACAGCATTATTGGCGATCCCGGCAGGATCCGACAAATATTGTCGAACCTTATCGGAAATGCAATCAAGTTTACCCATCTAGGCGAAATTGTTATTAGCGCTTCGCTCGCACATGAAGACGATGAGTTTTGGCGATTACAACTGATAGTTAAAGACACAGGTATTGGCATTGCACCCAATAAGCAACAACAGGTTTTTGAGTTATTTAGTCAAGAAGACTCATCAACTACGCGCAATTATGGTGGTACAGGCCTTGGCTTAGCGATCGTTAAAAAGCTATGTAACCGCATGATGGGAGATGTAACTTTAGTCAGCCAACAAAATATGGGCAGCGAGTTCACATGTAATATTCGTGTTGCAAAAGCCAAACAAAATAAGCTTTATCAACCTACAGTATCGATCGATGATCTGAATATCTTAGTGGTTGATGATAACCAAACTAATTGTGAAATACTGACAAAACAACTGCAAAACTGGGGCGCACATGTTACCTCCTGTACCAACGGGCATGATGCTTTGAGTCTTTGCCGTGAAAGCCTTACAAATGCATCAAAATTTGATGTTGCAATACTTGATATGCAGATGCCTCAATTAAGTGGCGATATGCTTGCTAGAGAGCTCAAAGCAGATTCAAGCCTTGCTGATATTAAGCTCATCATGATGACATCAATGCAACACAAAGGCGATGCCAAGTACTTTGCTGATATTGGCTTTAGTGGCTATTTTCCAAAACCCGCAACAAGTACCGATTTGCACGCAGCCTTACAAATCATTGTGGATAACGGTGAACCACTGAAACAAGCTCAACCACTGCTGACAAGACATTACATTAACGAGTTAAGTCAAGCTCAGGTTCAAAAAGAAGAAGCTGCATTACCGCAATTAAAAATCTTATTGGTCGAAGATAATAAAGTAAATCAACTCGTAGCCAAGGGGATTTTGGGCAAGTTGGAACAGCAATGCGACCTTGCTGAAAACGGACTTGAAGCCATAGCAAAGCTCAAAGAAACGACAGAGCCATACGACATTATTTTTATGGATATTCAAATGCCGGAAATGGATGGCTTCCAAGCAACGAATGCGATTCGCCAAGGGCAAGCAGGTGAACATCACCAAAACACGACCATTATTGCGATGACGGCCAATGCAATGGAAGGTGACAGAGATAAGTGTTTGCAAGCAGGAATGGACGAATACATATCCAAACCAATTACACTTGATGCGTTAAAGGAAAAGCTTGCTGTATTTATATTATGATGACAGGTAATTAGTTAACAAAACCACCAATTCCTTTCTAAATATATCGCCATTATGCCTGCAAGCAACAGCAGGAGTAATATCTGGATAAAGAATTTTATCAACCAAGCTATTAATCAGTATAAATACTGCAAACTCAGTTTTATTGCTTACATCGCAGGTGGGAGACGAGCAAAAAGGGGCTAAGGTCATTGCCAAATTACGATATACCGCTTTCCGGTCGACTTCAGGATCAGAGCTGACAATGTCTGAGTGCAAACGCGCATTCAAGTGCAAGGTTCGAAACACACTTTTTTTTTCATTCATAAATAGATATGTTTCGTGTACGAGTACATTAATCGCTTCAGTTAAATCTGTATGCTGACGCTTTTCCTGTACTTCTGACCAGAACTTTAAATCTTGCCCAAAATCTTGGTACAACAAAGGAAGAAGAGACTCTTTATCTTTGAATCTGCGATAAAACGTACCGACAGAGACACCTGCTTCGCTCGCTAGCTCTTTAACCGAAATATGTTCAAAAAATTTATCTTCTAATTTGACATATAACGCATTAAGTAATTTTTTTTGTGTGCTCAAACTTCTCGTCTGATGGGCTTTAATAACTAAACTAGCCATAATTTTTTAACGACTTAAAACATATCAATATGATGCGTGATTTCAAAAGCACCATCAAGTTAAACAATACCGCAAAATGTGAACCTGAATTCACATTTTACATTATTCCTGTATAATCGCTCATAATTCAAACTAACTTAACTGATAGATATTTATGAACACATTCTTTAAAAATTCCATATTACTATTGGCATTATCAGTAATGCCCGTCGATGCCAAACCATACGATAATTATCAGGCGAATGACCAAGTAGTACAATTTGCACCTGGCGTTATCTCAACGACGCAATTTGAGATCAACAGCGTATTTAATGAAGCCGGTGACAAAGTTATCTTTTCACGGTGTTCAAACGACTTTAAACATTGCACCATGATGCAGTCGTCTTACCAAAACAATCAATGGCAAGCGTCCACTATTCTGCCTTTTTCTGGTCAGTTTTTAGATGCAGATGCCTATTTCAACGCTGATTTTTCATATCTTTATTTTGTCTCAAAGCGACCTATTGATAATTCGGAACAAGAAGCGAGTAGCATCAACCTGTGGCGCGTTAGTCATCATAAAAATACATGGGGTACGCCAGAGTACTTAAATCACTTAAGCTCGTCTGAGCATGATTTGTATCCCTCTATCACCGCAAATGGTGATTTGTATTTTCCATCATTTAGAAATGAACAACGTTTACTTTATGTTGCAAAAGCGATTGGCAAATCTTTTGAAAAACCTGTAGCGCTGCCTTCTGAAATGTTCGGCGAAAAAGGTTTAATTGGTGACACTGTGGTATTACCGAATGGCAAAACCATCATTTTTAGTATGCGACGCGCTGATAGCTTAGGTGAAGGTGACTTATATGTTTCTCATAAAATAAATGGAAAATGGACCATCGCAAAGCATTTGGGAGATAAGGTGAATAGTAAAGATCATGAATTTACACCCATTGTATCGCCTGACGGCCAATATTTATTTTTTACACGTATTGAAAAGGGCGTTGGCAACCTCTATCAAATTTCATTGAGTGCTTTACCTATGTAAATTGCTAAACACTTGTAATTTAATCGCTTGGCTACCTTTATTTTTTAACGTTAGGTCGCCAAGTATTAAACAAGCTAAAAATTAAAGTGACCTCAGCCCCCTTTAGAAAACAAAGTGTTTGCAACCTACTCCAAAGCTATGCGTTTTTGAAAAACGACGATGTGTTTTTATTAAATCAGCTGAAAAGCCGCTGTTTTATGGGTGAAGTGGATAATCCATACAAAAAACCCAAGCATTTTAGCTTGGGCTTTTTATTGAATTTGATGAGTCAGCCGGTAAGCCGGGTTCTGTCGTGGATAATCATTCGTCTAGGCCTTGGATCGCTCCAAGGCTCAAGCAACCTACCCGGTTCCGATGTGGGCCACACCATAAGGAACCCTATTTGGTCTTGCTCCGGGTGGAGTTTACCTTGCAACCAACTGTTACCAGTGGCCCGGTGCGCTCTTACCGCACCCTTTCACCCTTACCAACCTAAGCTGGCGGTCTCCTCTCTGCTGCACTTGTCGTAGGCTCGCGCCCCCCAGCTGTTAGCTGGCACCCTGCCCTGTGGAGCCCGGACTTTCCTCCCCTTTACCCGTATACCCGAAAGTACAACGATAAAGCAGCGATTATCTGGCTGACTCAGGGCGACATTATACGGATTTTAACGTCGGCGGCTAGCTTTATTAGCACACATGCCAGGTAATTAAAGAATCTGCGGTGATTTTAATACCAACTCAACACGTCTATTTTGCTGCATATTTGTCTCGGTATCATTCGCCGCTTTTGGTGCAACTGGTCCAACACCAACTGGCGTTAAACGCTGCTTATCTATTTTGTAGTGTGTGACCAAAGAATTAACCACTTCTGCAGCACGGCGCTTTGATAAATCTTGGTTATAGCCAAACTTACCTTTGTTATCAGTATGACCCACTACATAAAGCGATACATTTTTAGTTTTTTTCAAAAAGTCAGCTATCTCAGCTAACTGTTTATCCGAACTTGCTTTAAGCGTGTGTTTATCAAAATCAAACTCAATACCATACAATGACACACTGCCTGTCGCTTGAATTTGTTTACCGAGCGTATCACTGTCTACATTAAGTGCTACTTGACTCATAGCTCGTTCTTCAATGATATCTACCACCATTTCCACATCATATTGACCGCGTTTTTGAGAGCTATACATGGTTGCATAGATTTTACCCTGAGCAGTCACTTTTTCAGCACTAAATAAATAGTAATGACTTTTACTGGTCAGATTATAAAAATCAGCCTCGTGATTTTTTGCATGAATGGTGTTTTTAATATTGTCGCGTATAGCATAATTACCGCAAGTTTTAGCACTACATTCATAAATAAGGCTAAATCCTGCTTTTTGTAATGCATTAATATAATTATGATGCACTGCGTAAGGCCCCACTTTGGGATCAATTCGATAACTGATAGTGGTAATTTTACCACTCACTTTTTTCGTCGGTATCGTCTTTTTATATGGCCCGATAATTAAAGGATATGATTCAAAATCATTCACCGCCGAAGCAACAATATAACTCCCGGGAAAGCGCTCAATCATAGGATGATCAACACTGCCTATCGCATCTTTTTTAGATGCTTTTAAACTAGTAAAATCAAGCTGTTTAATTTCAAAGTTGCTCGCAACAGTGATACCGCTATTTGGCATTTGCGTTTCAATAACCTGCTCATAGGCATTGAGCAAAACGTTGCGATGACCATTTTGTGCAAATACTTGAATTGTTTGTCGATTCCCCACCTCTCCTTTTATTGCTGAGAGATAACCAAAGCGATTGCTCCTAGCGCTTGTATAACTCACTTGGTAAATATTGTTATAGCGAAAGCTATCATCAATAGTTTTTCGGTAAGGTTTGGTAGAGCAATCTTTCAAGCATTTTGCCGCAACCGTAAAACCCTGAGCAATCAGTTTGTTTGCCAAGTCTTCAAGGTAATGGGAATAACTGATACCAGTCTGATTACCTTGCTGTTGAACATAAGACTTATATTGACCTGTAATTTCGACAGATTGCCCCCCTTCATTGTCCATCATAATTTCAACGGGGACGTACTCATATTGTGCACTACTAATAGTTTTGGCACTGTCATTTTTTGCTACGATTAAGCCATCTGAATTGGCCATTGCAAGTATTGGTAAGAGCGCGCATGAATATGCGAATGCTTTTTTAAACATCTATCTTCCTTAATCTGTTGTTTAAAATTTTAAAGCGCACTCACTATGCGCTTTGTGAGGGTTTGTTATCTATTCATGATCGAGCATTGCTTTATACAAAGCGTTTTTCTTTAAACCAAAATAATCCGCTGCAATGCCACAGGCTTTTTTCAACGGCATTTCACTTTGCAGTAATTCGATAAGCTTTATTGCCTCTGGTGAAATTTCATTTTTACTTGCTTGCTTACCTGGCAACATTAGTACAATTTCACCTTTTTGGCGTGCTGGATCTTCAGTTAAAAATGCTATTAACTCAACGACTGTACCACTAAAAAACGTTTCAAAACTCTTTGTAAGCTCTTTTGCCAATACCACTTTCTGATCATCACCCAAGGCGGCCTTTAAATCATCTAAGCTTGCCATAATACGGTGCGTACTTTCGTACATAATACTCGTCATACCTGAATTAAAGGCATCGACAAAGAAGTCCTGTCGCGCTTTGCTTTTGGCTGGCGTAAAGCCGATAAATTGAAAACGGTCGGTTGGTAATCCTGAGCAAGAGACCGCAGCAATCGCAGCACATGCGCCAGGAATAGGACTAACCATTGCGCCTTGTTCACGACACAAATTCACAACAGCATAACCAGGATCACTAATTAACGGGGTACCTGCATCAGACACCAGCGCAACATTTAAGCCTTGTTCTAACCAGCTTAACAGCTCACTCGCTTTTTGTTTTTCATTATGATCATGAACCGCAACTATTTTTGCTTGAATTGAAAAATGACTCAGCAGTTTATTTGTGTGGCGAGTATCTTCCGCAGCAATAATATCAACACTTTGCAATACATTCAGTGCACGCTGCGTTATATCCTCTAAATTACCAATTGGTGTTGCAACAACAAATAATTGACCTTGGTCGGCACTTTCGCCTGATGTACCTAAATTGCTTGGTTTCTGATTATTTGTCATTGAGCTCTCCTACAACAGTTTGTAATATATGACCTAATTGCATAGAAAAAGACTGAGATCAGCGTGAGACTAAAACTATTAGGGTTAATGGCTCTATTTTCCTTGTTATCAGCGTGTAGTACAACTGAAAAAACACCCGTTGTAGAACAGGTCAAAACTCAACCAAAAGTTGAGGTCGATCTCAATGCACAAAGTTTATATCAAAAAGCGCTTACTAAAAGAGATTTTGATAAGATTCAGCTGCTATATACTGCTCGAGACAAAGCAATTGAAGAACAAGATTGGCAACTTGTTATTACCATTTGCGAGTTACTGATCGAATCAGACGGTCCAGATACTGTGCGCAACCAGTTATATATTGCACTTGCTTATACACAACAACAAGATTACCACGCAGCACTGCGCACACTTGAATCTCTTAATGCCAAGCTCACATCACCGATGCATTTTTATTTACACCAAGAGATTTACGGTAATATTTACGCAGCTCAAGCATTGCCCCATAAAGCAGCTCCTTACTATATTCGTGCCTCAGAGACTGCAAATAAGCATCAATTTAACGCGAATAAACTTAACAAATCACTGTGGCAGGTGTTAAACCAATTATCAATAAAGCAGCTCGAAGCGTTAAATGAGGGCAGCAGTATTCAGCGCGGCTGGGTTAGCCTAGCACTCTATACGCAACTCTATATTGGTGATGCAACTTCTTTACAAGCAGCAATTAACAAGTGGGACTATGCTTACTCAAATCACCCTGCCAGCTTTGCATTGCCTGACGACATGCAAAAAATAATTAATGTAGAACCAATTCGCGTTAATAAAATTGCCGTCATTTTGCCGAGCAATCAAAGTAAGCAAAAAGCGCTGGCACAATCGTTAAAAGCAGGCGTTTTAGCTGCATCTGAAAACCATCCAGATCGTGAACTTCACTTTATTGATTCAGCGTTAACACCCGAGCAAATTTCCGAGCAACTCACGCTATTAAACCCTGATTTTGTGATTGGTCCTTTATTAAAAGCAAATATTGATAAATTGCAACAAGCAGGCACATTAGACGCTTACCCGAGCATGTTCCTTAATACAACACCACAAGCATTGCAATCTATTGACCATTTTGCATTCGCATTAAACCCTGAACATGAAGTTACACAAGCGGTTTACCATTTTGTAAATCAAGAGTTTAAAAAGCCGCTGGTGATTGCTCCTGGCAATCATTTAGGTCAACGCTTAGCAAATCACTTTACTAATCAATGGCTCGAATTTTCAGAAAATGAGCCGCAAATAGGCTTTTATGCTAATAAACGAGATGTTCAAAAAATGGTGCGAGAGCTGCTTGAAGTTGATAAAAGTAAACAACGCATTCGAGAGATAAGTTTAATGTTCAAGGGGCAACTGCATGATCAACCGCGTTCGCGTCGCGATATCGATGCCATTTATATCATTGCAGATGCCACTCAAACGCGTTTGCTGAAACCTTCATTTGACGTAAATATCTCACCGTTTGCGAAACGAATTCCTATTTTTGCCAGTTCGCGCAGTCACGATATCAAATCAGATAAAACCGACAAAAAAGACTTAGCAGGTTTATATTTTTCTGAAATTCCTTGGATGTTACCTCTCACAGGCACACAACAAACTCTTCGCAGCGATTTTGATGAAATATGGCCTGAGCGCTCTACTTTAGAACAACAATTATTTGCCATGGGGTTTGACGCTGTTCAGCTGATCCCACACTTAAGGCAATTACAAATGGTACCAGGAAAAACCTTAGCGGGGCTTACCGGCAACCTTACTGTAAATCAAGACGGTGATGTTGAGCGACAATTGAAGTGGGCTCAATATCGAGAAAAACAAATAGTGACGCTTGATATTAAGACGGAAAAACCAACACCGTTATTTATTAAAAACCATCAGCAAGAAACGCAGGAAGCAACACTATAAGGTATAGGGAATACAATGGGATGGACCTCAAAGTTATTCAAAAACAGTAAAGAGAAAGGTAACTTTTTCGAACTGCAAGCAGAGCACTATTTAAAACAACAAGGCTTGCAAACTGTAACACGAAATTTTAGTTGCCGTTATGGCGAGCTCGATTTGATAATGAAAGAAGGGGCGACCTTAGTATTTGTTGAAGTGAAATATCGGAAATCCAATGCATTTGGTGGGGCAATTAATGCGCTATCAGAAGCAAAGCAACAAAAACTAACGCGTACTATCTATTATTATTTGAAACAAAATAGCCTAGAAGATTGTCCATTTAGAGTCGACTTTGTTGCCATAAATGGGCAAAATTCTTATCAATATACTTGGATAAAAAGCGCATTTTAGTATGCAAGAACTCGTTAAAGAAATTTACACCGAAAGTATTCAAGCCCAAATTGCGGCTGGAGAAGCGCTACCTAGTGCACTTGAATCAGCTGCACTGACAATAGTGCAAAGCCTTATAAATGGTAATAAAGTGCTTTGTTGTGGCGGGAGCAATAACTACATGTTGGCTTCACATTTTGCCAATTTGCTCGTTAATTTTTACGAAACAGAGCGACCTTGCTTACCCGCTATCGCATTAAGTAATGAACTTACACATTTATCAAGTTACGCAACGCCAGCAATGAATGATAGCTTTTCCCGCCAAGTGCGTGCTTATGGGCAACCTGGTGACTTACTCGTTGTAATCACGGTCACAGGTAATGAGAAAGAGATAATTAGTGCCGTTGAGGCTGCCCTGACTAAAGATATGCAAGTGATCGTACTAAGTGGAAATGACGGCGGGGAACTCGCAGGCCTACTCGGGCCTAATGATGTTGAAATACGCGTACCTTCCAAAAGACCAAGCAGAATTATCGAGTCTCACTTATTTAATATTCATTGTTTAAGTGAGTTAATCGATTTAACCCTCTTTCCACAGGATGATAGTTAATGAAGTTTAAACTTGCATTTATTGCATCAGTATTGCTACTTCAAGGTTGCAGTGCTGCTATTGTTGCTGGCACCGCAGGTGCTGTTACATCAGCAACTGACCGTCGCACACTCGGTACTCAGATTGATGACAACAACCTTGAAATCAAAGCAACGCTCGCATTAAAAGATGATGAACAATTAGCAAAGTTCAGTAATATTATTGTTGTCAGTTTAAACGGCCGTGTATTACTAATTGGCCAAGCACCCACAACCGAAATGCGTGCGAAAGCCGAAACAATTGTTAAGCAGATCCGTGGTGTAGAGAAAATTCACAACCAAATTCGCATTGGCAATATTACTGGAATAAATACTAAAACTTACGATACATG
This genomic window contains:
- a CDS encoding OmpA family protein, with translation MFKKAFAYSCALLPILAMANSDGLIVAKNDSAKTISSAQYEYVPVEIMMDNEGGQSVEITGQYKSYVQQQGNQTGISYSHYLEDLANKLIAQGFTVAAKCLKDCSTKPYRKTIDDSFRYNNIYQVSYTSARSNRFGYLSAIKGEVGNRQTIQVFAQNGHRNVLLNAYEQVIETQMPNSGITVASNFEIKQLDFTSLKASKKDAIGSVDHPMIERFPGSYIVASAVNDFESYPLIIGPYKKTIPTKKVSGKITTISYRIDPKVGPYAVHHNYINALQKAGFSLIYECSAKTCGNYAIRDNIKNTIHAKNHEADFYNLTSKSHYYLFSAEKVTAQGKIYATMYSSQKRGQYDVEMVVDIIEERAMSQVALNVDSDTLGKQIQATGSVSLYGIEFDFDKHTLKASSDKQLAEIADFLKKTKNVSLYVVGHTDNKGKFGYNQDLSKRRAAEVVNSLVTHYKIDKQRLTPVGVGPVAPKAANDTETNMQQNRRVELVLKSPQIL
- the rsmI gene encoding 16S rRNA (cytidine(1402)-2'-O)-methyltransferase, encoding MTNNQKPSNLGTSGESADQGQLFVVATPIGNLEDITQRALNVLQSVDIIAAEDTRHTNKLLSHFSIQAKIVAVHDHNEKQKASELLSWLEQGLNVALVSDAGTPLISDPGYAVVNLCREQGAMVSPIPGACAAIAAVSCSGLPTDRFQFIGFTPAKSKARQDFFVDAFNSGMTSIMYESTHRIMASLDDLKAALGDDQKVVLAKELTKSFETFFSGTVVELIAFLTEDPARQKGEIVLMLPGKQASKNEISPEAIKLIELLQSEMPLKKACGIAADYFGLKKNALYKAMLDHE
- a CDS encoding penicillin-binding protein activator yields the protein MRLKLLGLMALFSLLSACSTTEKTPVVEQVKTQPKVEVDLNAQSLYQKALTKRDFDKIQLLYTARDKAIEEQDWQLVITICELLIESDGPDTVRNQLYIALAYTQQQDYHAALRTLESLNAKLTSPMHFYLHQEIYGNIYAAQALPHKAAPYYIRASETANKHQFNANKLNKSLWQVLNQLSIKQLEALNEGSSIQRGWVSLALYTQLYIGDATSLQAAINKWDYAYSNHPASFALPDDMQKIINVEPIRVNKIAVILPSNQSKQKALAQSLKAGVLAASENHPDRELHFIDSALTPEQISEQLTLLNPDFVIGPLLKANIDKLQQAGTLDAYPSMFLNTTPQALQSIDHFAFALNPEHEVTQAVYHFVNQEFKKPLVIAPGNHLGQRLANHFTNQWLEFSENEPQIGFYANKRDVQKMVRELLEVDKSKQRIREISLMFKGQLHDQPRSRRDIDAIYIIADATQTRLLKPSFDVNISPFAKRIPIFASSRSHDIKSDKTDKKDLAGLYFSEIPWMLPLTGTQQTLRSDFDEIWPERSTLEQQLFAMGFDAVQLIPHLRQLQMVPGKTLAGLTGNLTVNQDGDVERQLKWAQYREKQIVTLDIKTEKPTPLFIKNHQQETQEATL
- a CDS encoding YraN family protein, with amino-acid sequence MGWTSKLFKNSKEKGNFFELQAEHYLKQQGLQTVTRNFSCRYGELDLIMKEGATLVFVEVKYRKSNAFGGAINALSEAKQQKLTRTIYYYLKQNSLEDCPFRVDFVAINGQNSYQYTWIKSAF
- a CDS encoding SIS domain-containing protein, which produces MQELVKEIYTESIQAQIAAGEALPSALESAALTIVQSLINGNKVLCCGGSNNYMLASHFANLLVNFYETERPCLPAIALSNELTHLSSYATPAMNDSFSRQVRAYGQPGDLLVVITVTGNEKEIISAVEAALTKDMQVIVLSGNDGGELAGLLGPNDVEIRVPSKRPSRIIESHLFNIHCLSELIDLTLFPQDDS
- the dolP gene encoding division/outer membrane stress-associated lipid-binding lipoprotein; protein product: MKFKLAFIASVLLLQGCSAAIVAGTAGAVTSATDRRTLGTQIDDNNLEIKATLALKDDEQLAKFSNIIVVSLNGRVLLIGQAPTTEMRAKAETIVKQIRGVEKIHNQIRIGNITGINTKTYDTWLTSKVKTMLLKEENVSANDIKVITENSEVFLMGLVTEKEANLAADVARHVSGVEKVIKVFEYL